The Alnus glutinosa chromosome 1, dhAlnGlut1.1, whole genome shotgun sequence region CCTTTGGGGCCGTGAATAATACAACCACAACAAAAGCAGAAAATTGGAAGCTTCTCGCACTTGAAAGTAACCCAGCACGAACTTCTGGAGATAAATAGAGTTCTACCACGCTCAAGGGGCTGAAATAGGTTAATCACCACTCTGAGTCGAAGATACCTACCCCATCCCACATCATCCTCCACGACTGCTGCGTCCTCCACTTCCCCCATTGTACGACCTATTTGGGTACCCACCGCTCGGTTCATGCACCCAAGCGGCATATTATGAATTTGGACCCATATAGGAGAGCACAAAAATTCCATCTGGGAGGGTGCAAGTCGTCCATCAAACTCATTGAGGATTAGGAGGGTACGGTCATACGACCATGGTTTTCCTGCCATTACTTTCCGTTTGTCACCTTCCTCTGCAAACTCGAACAACCATAAATTTTCTTGCACCTCGTTGATCATCAGTTTTTCGGCTGGTCTCCATATCCACATAATAATGGCTTTGAAGGCCTCCTTATTGAGTTTTTTAGGCACCCCTAACCGACCAACGAGACACTTGGAACCCTTGATACGAAGATCCTGAACTGTCTCCTCAGCAATCtcaattccttttttttccccctccgTCAAAGGGAGTCCTCCCAACACATTCCCTTCGCTTGCTGCAATTGACGTGagaacaaaaattcttgtgctCTCATGCCTCAGGCGCGGGGCCCATAAGAGAAACATTACTTAACACCACTTTAATGCAAATGACACAACCAAAAAAACATGATTTTGGAGATCCGTTAATGGCTCAAGTCATATTACAACATTGATCACACTTAATGGGCCTTTCTAATACCACTCGTACCTTATTTGGCAATATACaatgtataattatataatttatgcaaaaccatttacaaaaaaattataacaatctGTAACGGTAAGAGGATGGAGAGGTTTGTAGAAgaaaagcaaaaggaagaaaaagaggcaTGACTTGAGACGTCTGACTAGGCAAAgtgtgtgacgaccctttttttttttaacacaaaatgAGATCGCACAGTGGCATGACGACCAGTCACTAAGCCAATACATGTACACTTTTCGTagcatgtacctgatatatcagagtCAGCTTCTAATCAATGTGAATTACAACAACAGAGCCATTTAGttatctatctgtttaaggcttaatcaaaAATATTATACACGTTAAAAATGGCTATACAAAAATGTGTGTCACATAtaacacaagccatatacaaaatacccacAAAAGTGGACTATCTAAGTTTGACACATCTACGACCCGAGCGAAGAGCTTCAGTCGTAGTATTCCAAGTAAAGTACCACAGTGTCCTCATCGACGTTTgtggtacctgcagccaaagtaTTTGCATCTACATGGTCGTGGTGTTAGCCACAtcgcataggtgaaagtatgagttcaccaactcagGAGTATAATACACACTGGTTTTCGCAATACAATTACAAGCATATAAACATTTCTAAATATACTAATCATTATCATCAATAGTATCACTTAAAACATGTTACACATCATCATATGCATTTAATGCTTAACTTAACATCCATTCTTATCACGATACACAGCATCATCTTACTTTTCATGCTTTACATCCATTTTCTTTTCGTAGTGCCCAAGGGGACGCAGCAAATTGGTCTTTCTTTTCATGGTGCCAAAGGGGACGCAACCCAGCAGTCTTTCATTTCTTAATGCCAAAGGGGACGCAATCCAGTAGTCTTTCATTACATTTTCTTTGAATACAATCGGTTCTTTCACTCAAATTTATCAATTTCATACAAATCTTCATCTAATTGTAGAGTAACAGAATCTACAGTGTTACACAATCTACCACTTGGGCCACATAAGTCATCTTGAAATTAGACATTGTAAACTTTAGAGCTCAAACTTTTACTGCCAAAGTTTATGAGTGCCATTTCTAATACAATATGATCGATTGATAACATCAAGAAGGAACCAATGGAGGAGATGGATTTCATACTAGGTCCATCATAttggattttcttaaatttgaaGGTGATGATCTAGTAGCTTGGTGTTTTAGAGctacttagttttttttttttttattactactcAACTCTTGATGGTCAAAGGCTTATCATCGCTTTTTTTCATATGGAAGGTAAAGCTCTTATGTGGTTTCAAGAAATGCAAGCTAATAATTGTTTTCCTACTCGGAGTGAGTTGTGTTAGTGCTCTTAAGGCTAGATTTGGTCAAGAATCTTATGATGATTCTATGGAAGAAATAACTAAACTAAAACAGTGTGGTTTGCTAGAAGATTATAAGACTCAGTTTAAAAGTTTAGTTAATCTATGGCTTACCTAAAACTCATAAGTTGAGTTGTTTTTTAGGAGGATTACAGGATGACATTAGGCTGCCAGTGAGGAGATTTCATCCTAAAACCTTGATTGATGCTTAtgctttaacaaaaaattcaagaggaatatcactacaaaaaaaaaaaaaaaaaaaaggccgtTCTTGGCATTTTTTTCTTGACCTTTAATTTAAATGTCAGTATCCTATTTTTTATTGTGGCACattgataaaaaaatgtcaggaaaaaaaaaaaaatcattcctaACCTTTTACAATGTGccataatatttaattttcttgacacataattttatgtgtcaggaaaattgtaatttttttttgacatttaaatatgtgctaaaatattataatttaatgacatataaataaaattcctGTCATTTACGCATAtgccatgattttttttttgcaaaaattgAAATCCCGCCTAATTAGTTTTCATTTGGCGCTTGATATTCTAGCTAGCcccacttttcttttaataactGACATTAAATCTTCATTTACTCTGATAATTAGTTGATCATCTCTCTCCCTATCACtgatttctctccctctctctctctctctctctctctcttccattaCTGAGGATttcgatttagggttttattcttCTGTGTGGTAAAACCCAAGATTATGCtgtaaattaagattttgttgCATGTTCTATGTAATTTAGGGTTTCAATTTAAGGTTTATTCTTCTGCGAAGAGGGTGCATTTTCAATTTAGGGATTTTGTTGGAAGTGCGGATACAAGAAACTTATCTGTGtgttgttcttatttttttctcttcaaatataatttaactTATTTGACTAAGAAACAATTTATATTTGCCATTTGCATTGCATAGATATAAGAGGCTCTTGTCGTTGTGTCTGAATGTTGGCATTGGAATTTGGAGAGATCTTGTTGCTCCTATTTCTTAATGTTCTTCTTGATGGTTTCGCATAATGGCATAAAAGCATTTGTTAAATTGTCCCAGTGACCAAGCAAAGTTTTCATTACTATATATTGCTAATTATCAGAGATTTAGTGAATTAAAAGTATGTTATGAAGTTCTAACAAAAAATTTCGGTAATGTGATAACTAGgtgacaaaagaaaaatgataagaaCTTGGGAAAATGATATAGTTGCATCTGAGTTTTACTAGTCCTCCAATGATGAGAATGCATACTATGTCACAACTGCATTATTCTCAGTATGTACATTCTGTCTAATGCTAACCTTGTATTCTACTaattaatgaaagattttgaatttgaagaACTGGAAGAAGTCTTACAGTATTATCCCCAAGGGTACCTTGGAGTTGACAAGGAAGGCAGGCCAGTTTACATCGAGAGGCTTGGGAAAGCTCATCCAAGTAGGCTTATGCGCATTACCACAATAGATCAATACTTAAAGTACCATGTCCAAGAGTTTGAAATGGCTTTACAGGAGAAATTTCCTGCTTGTTCGATTGCAGCAAAAAGGCGGATCTGTTCGACAACAATAATACTGGATGTTCAGGGCTTGTTTCTGACAATGGGATTTTCCTCTTAATTTTTTGTAGTAGCTAGTATTGTACTTGgatgtttcttaattaatagttGTGATTGTTTTATGTTCTTTagttatattaattaaacatatGATATGTTTTCCCCTGGTTATTTGTTAATTtcgttatatatattaataggttttataaaatttgattatacTGGAATTATTCCAGtataatcaatatttttttaaaaaaattggaaaataggTTTCCTTTATGTGCCAGAAAACCAatggaaaccaaggtttcctgACACATAATATGTGCCAGGAAACAAGAAACCAAATTTCATGGCACATATATCATGTGCCAGAAAACCAAATTTCCTGACACATAAGTTATGTGATCGGAAACAAACTTTCTCGACTACAAAGCTCCGACGTTAGAAATATGTGAGGGATTAAAGGTCAGGAATGGTTTCTTGACCTTTAATACCTACTTCTTGACACATAATAAACGCCAAGAAAtgccattattattttttttttttggtagtgtatGTCTTAAGTAAATGAAGACTAGGAAGATAGAATTGGAATTCCAATTCTTATCACACGAGTAGTAGCAGTAATTCAGGAGTTTTAATTCCAGTGAACAAAGGGGTTGGTTCATTTGGGGGAGGTTTTGGACAGCAGCGAAGCTTTGACAACACAACTAAAGATCCTAATTCAAACATTAATAAGGCACTTGTGCATGTTTAGAAATGATCACTTGCACAAAGGATATAGAGAAGGAAGAAGGGCATCTGTTACAATTGTGACTCTAAATGGTATTCCATGTGTGTGCCTCTccaagattattatttttgattAAAGAAATTGGGGATACTAGGGACACTATTGAGTtgttagagaaagaaaaaaaggcagaACTAGACCCCGAagattttttcttaaaagagtTTCTTGAGATTTCTTTGAATGCTATCTTAGGGAGTCCTACTTCTAGCACTATGAGACTTGTGGTCTAGCACTATCAAACTTGTGGGCagaattaaaaatcaaaatgttGTAATTCTGATCGACTCAGGTAGTACACATAATTTCTTGGATGAGAAAATAGCTGCTATTCTAGGAATTCAGCCACCGTTTCATGTTTCATCAAGGTGAAAGTAGCTAATAGTGAAGAGATTTTAAGTCCAAGTAGAAGTAAAGGCATCAAGCTTACAATGCAAAGTTTTGTCTTTAAGGTTGATCTTTATATTCTCTCTTTGGCAGGGTGTGATATGGTCATAGGTATTCAATGGTTAAGTACTTTGGGGCATATCTTATGGAACTTCATTAAGCTAACAATGGCATGTACTTTTGATAAAAGGAAATGCTTGTTGCAGGGGTTGGTCACTATGACCAATCTAAGTTTACAAGATGTAGAATCACTCAAACTTTCTCACAATGAAAGAAAAGGTATACTCTTACAACTGATGGCTATTGAAGGAAGTCAGATCCAAAGGGTGGTGGCAGTGATCCTAAGCTACTCTGGCAGAAGAGAGATAGTCCATTATCAGCAATTTTACAAGAATATTAGGATGTGTTTGTAGGACCAATAGGGTTACCACCAACAAGATATCATGATCATTCAATTGTTCTCAAATAAGAGGCACAAGTAGTTTCAGTGAGACCCTATTGCTAACATTTTTATCAAAAGGAGGAGATAGAAAAGATAGTAAGGGAACTGTTGCAATAAGGGGTGGTGTGGACCAATGAAAGTCCTTTTTCTTCTCCAGTTTTGCTGGTAAGAAAGGAGTATGGTAGCTGGTGTATGTGTGTTGATTACAGGGCACTTAATCATGTAACTGTTAAGGATAAATTTCCTATAGCTGCTGTGGATAAGCTGCTGGATGAGTTACGAGTGCTAAAAACTTTCGAAGCTAGATTTAAGGTCTGGCTACCACCAGATTCGagtagtggagagagatattCGAAAAACAACCTTTTGTACTCATGAAGGCTGTTATGAATttttagttatgccttttgggctTACTAATGCTCCTTCTACTTTTCAAAGCCTTATGAATCAGATTTTTAAGCCCTAGTTAAGGAattttattttggtgttttttgatgatatccttatttttttgtaaGGGATAATCAACTTTATGCTAAAATGTCTAAGTGTCGTTTTGGGTGTCCTGAGGTAGACTATTTGGGGcatattatttctaataaagaGGTGAAGGCAGACCCAAAGAAGATTCATGCTACGGTGGATTGGCCTTTCCTAAAAACCATAAAGTCATTATGTGGTTTTTTGGGGTTAACTAGATATtatagcaattttttatttatttatttatttattttttttttatcaaggaGTATGGTGCCATTGCTACTCCTTTAATAGTAATGCTTAGGAAGAATTCTTTTTCTTGAGGAGAACCAACAATTAAGGCATTCAAATACCTTAAAACTACTATAACATCGGCCTCTATTTTAGCTCTTCCTAATTTTAGTCAGCCATTTGtgattgaatgtgatgctagAGGATTGGGTATTGGAGCTGTCTTAATGCAGCAGAAGCAACCTATAGCTTTTTTGAGTAAAGATTTGAAAGGGAAAGCTATCCATATGTTGACCTATGAGAAAGAGTTATTTGGCCTTGTGATTGCAATCTAGAAGTGGcgcctttatttttttggttagtcTTTCATTGTTAGAACTGACcatcaaagtttaaagttttTGTTGGAACAGAAGGTGGGCACTCCATTTCAGTAGAAATGGATTACCAAACTTATTGGTTACGATTTTATAGTGGAGTTTAAAAAAGGAGTTGATAACAGAGTTGTTGATGCTCTGTCTAGAAGGGAAGAGTGGGACTTTGAGGTCATTGTATCTCTTTTATCAATTTCTACTATTACGTGGGGTAGCTCAATTAAAGAGATAGTACTCTATTGATTCGGAGTTGCAGAAATTGTTAGCACAATGGCACAAGGGGGAGTTGGACAATGAGAAGTTTTCATTTAAggatataattatttattataagaAGAAAGTTTATATTGGAGGGTGTTCTAATATCAAAGGTCAAATTTTATACTATGTGCATAGTGATCCTATGGCAAGGCACTCAGGCTATGAAAAATCTTTACATTAGGATCAAAGGGATATTTATTTTAGGGGAATGAGAAAGGACCTTAAGAAGTTTATCAGGGAGTGTGAGATATGTCAACAGAACAAATATGAGAATACTTCTCTTGCTGTGTTACTTCAACCTCTTCCAATCCCTACTCAGATTTGGTCAGATATATCTATGGACTTCATTGAAGGTTTGCCTCTTTCTCATGGCCATTCTATGATTTTAGTAGTAGTGGACAGACTATCCAAatacaaccattttttttttatccctatCACATCCCTATACTATTCCTAAAGTTGCTTAGCTATTCATTGCTAACATTTTTAAACTTCATGGGATGCCTACTTCTATTGTCTAAGATTGAGACTCAACCTTTTCTAGTGCTTTTTGGAAGGAACTTTTTTGCCTCCAAGGGACTTCTCTACAATTCAGTACTAGTTATCACCCTCAAATTGACGGGCAAGCTGAGATTGTGAATAAGTGTGTGAAGAATTATTTGAGGTGTTTTGTGCATGAACAACCTAAACAATGGGATAATTGGTTACAATGGGTAGAGTATTGGTATAATACTGCATGCCATGGATCAATCAAAATGACCCCTTTTGAGGCTATGTATGGTTTACCTTCGCCCTAGTTGCTTACCTACATATTGGGGACTACCAAACTTGCTGCAGTGGATGATGTTCTTCGTAGTAAGGGCCAGGGGCAGAGGCACGTTTTTCGTTGGCCCcaccaaaaaatttcaaagccttgaattttattttttattttttttttagggtaaagCATTATGGCCCTTCAAAAATATAATCTAGGCcaccccaaaattttttttactctagtaactacacacacatatatatatatatatatatatatatatatatatatatatatatatatatatatatatatatatatatatatatatatatatatttttaaaaaaagaaaaacccagtAGGTCCACAGCAACACAGTGAACACACAGTAGATATTAaactataaagagaaaaaaaaaaaaaaaaaaaaagagtaatcaAGTTATCAACAATCAGCAAATCTACTCCAACTCGCCAACCAAATCTCAATAAAAATTCACActagagaaggaaaaaagggGGCTAAATTTACTTTACAATAACTCTCAAATTTCCCTCAAACCCTTAATCTCACATTCAaccccaagaaaaaagaaaagaaaaaaacgcaGTGCTTGAAAATATTGAGAGGCTAGAGAACTGAGAAGAACGGCTTGGAAACACCACGATTTGGCTGTGCATCTACCGTCGACGGTCCACGCACCACCAACACAGTCAATACTCATCAAGTACCGTGAGTTATCTGCTCTCAGTTCTCTGTAGGTTCTAAATTTATAATATGATTTCGCTTTGAAATTTGGGgcttttttaagaagaaaaaaaatctgtaaGTGACCATAAGAATCtaagagaaggagaagatcaGAAAAAAGGCGTGAGGATTTGTAAGGTTGAAAAGAGTCTAGAGagatctataaaaaataaaaaataaaaaaaggggaaagaaagaaagaaagaagagagtatAGAGAGAACTTACAGATGGAAGAGTCTAGAGAtctaaaagaagaagaagaagaagaaagtataGAGAGAACTTACAGATCGAAGAGAGTCTAAATAgatctataaattttttttttttttaaaaaaaaaaaaaaaaaaggaaagaaagaaaagaagaagaagtaggaAGAACTGATATTTCCAAGAAGATAAGGAGCAGTGAAGGACCATTAAACTAACTAACATTGATTtacttaaacaaaaaaaaaaaaaataaaattagaatatGGGCTGATGGGGGCGTCAAGCGTGGGACCATGTGGTTTGGGAGATTTGAAGGTCTAGATAGTGGATTCTTATCAGATGGGGCATGGGGCTGTGGCATATTGGAGGCTAATTggagtgc contains the following coding sequences:
- the LOC133859198 gene encoding uncharacterized protein LOC133859198, which translates into the protein MFLLWAPRLRHESTRIFVLTSIAASEGNVLGGLPLTEGEKKGIEIAEETVQDLRIKGSKCLVGRLGVPKKLNKEAFKAIIMWIWRPAEKLMINEVQENLWLFEFAEEGDKRKVMAGKPWSYDRTLLILNEFDGRLAPSQMEFLCSPIWVQIHNMPLGCMNRAVGTQIGRTMGEVEDAAVVEDDVGWGRYLRLRVVINLFQPLERGRTLFISRSSCWVTFKCEKLPIFCFCCGCIIHGPKGCLEASVRKPNHGEGSEGWGQWLHADDHPKRLGGNEGRKADPPSSPTVSNHCPMEENLVEGFLEKERSQKVKNQENIDAHSNLESQSSCKTDDAVLNQYGNKARKMERCDKQDVKRKEVFQNPVEGIPDLRKGATKGKKGGIKGGGSGENGKKKEYV